From the genome of Pirellulales bacterium, one region includes:
- a CDS encoding helix-turn-helix domain-containing protein: protein MARKKQFTEQLRAAVLNADESRYRISKDTGIPEGNLSRFVHGDAWLSAESLDLICEYLGLELTKRKSKSKPKAKGK, encoded by the coding sequence ATGGCCAGGAAAAAACAATTCACTGAACAGTTGCGGGCCGCGGTTCTGAACGCCGATGAATCCCGCTATCGAATCAGCAAAGACACCGGCATTCCCGAAGGGAACCTATCGCGGTTCGTACATGGCGACGCCTGGTTATCGGCGGAAAGCCTCGATCTAATCTGCGAATACTTGGGGCTGGAATTGACGAAACGAAAGAGCAAGAGCAAACCGAAAGCGAAAGGCAAGTAA